In the Maridesulfovibrio bastinii DSM 16055 genome, one interval contains:
- a CDS encoding aminoglycoside phosphotransferase family protein, protein MLDPLEPWGLDLKDYHTELKIPGSPERCVSRSVVEDTKGRLWLLERIASGQTSHRRNIAQSLNLLGKAGLTRLLEYRQDVHGEFISEIMGFYWQLSPFFKSDILPRPDYISEGQRGTELAAFLGELYSLSEVAGLSDRAPMDDLNGFISNFLDKVADFQPGILATIKSYAESILPVISACNQLPQKFCHGDFHPLNVLWRGQCAGAVIDWEFCGVRTELYDMANLIGCAGFEHPDALENKFVLSFISGMKASGIQSSSIELLPVFTAALRFAWLSEWLRKKDREMLAMELDYIALLLDNREKYKKIWMNAFN, encoded by the coding sequence ATGCTTGATCCTCTTGAGCCATGGGGGCTTGATCTTAAGGACTATCATACTGAATTAAAAATACCCGGAAGCCCTGAAAGATGTGTTTCACGCTCAGTTGTTGAAGATACTAAAGGCCGGCTATGGCTGCTTGAGAGAATTGCATCCGGGCAGACTTCACACCGTAGAAATATTGCGCAAAGTCTTAATCTTCTCGGCAAAGCAGGCCTGACGAGACTGCTTGAATACCGGCAGGACGTTCACGGTGAATTTATAAGCGAAATTATGGGTTTTTACTGGCAGCTTTCCCCCTTTTTCAAATCAGATATCCTGCCCAGACCTGATTATATCAGCGAAGGGCAGAGGGGGACGGAACTGGCGGCTTTTTTGGGTGAGCTGTATTCACTTTCGGAAGTGGCCGGACTTTCCGACAGAGCGCCAATGGATGACCTGAATGGTTTTATTTCAAATTTTCTGGATAAGGTGGCAGATTTTCAACCGGGAATTTTAGCTACTATAAAAAGTTATGCTGAAAGTATTCTGCCTGTAATTTCAGCTTGTAATCAGCTGCCGCAAAAGTTCTGCCACGGAGATTTCCACCCTCTCAATGTGCTGTGGAGGGGGCAGTGTGCCGGAGCGGTTATTGACTGGGAATTCTGCGGGGTCAGGACTGAATTATATGATATGGCCAATTTGATTGGGTGTGCCGGTTTTGAACATCCTGACGCGCTGGAAAATAAGTTTGTGCTGAGCTTTATTTCCGGTATGAAAGCTTCAGGAATTCAGAGCTCCAGCATTGAATTGCTTCCGGTTTTTACCGCAGCACTGCGTTTTGCATGGCTTTCAGAATGGTTGAGGAAAAAAGACCGTGAAATGTTGGCAATGGAACTTGATTACATTGCCCTGCTGTTGGACAATAGGGAAAAATATAAAAAAATCTGGATGAACGCTTTTAATTAG
- a CDS encoding cysteine-rich small domain-containing protein: MKPENSCRFFRNSECEYFPCHKISDDSDFNCLFCFCPLYHLEDCGGNYSMRGKIKICTDCKLPHKPKAYDYIIKRLKEVKP, encoded by the coding sequence ATGAAACCTGAAAACAGCTGCCGTTTTTTCAGAAACAGCGAATGTGAATATTTTCCATGCCATAAAATAAGTGATGATAGTGATTTCAACTGTCTTTTCTGTTTCTGTCCTCTATATCACCTTGAGGATTGCGGCGGGAATTACAGTATGAGGGGGAAGATTAAAATCTGCACCGATTGTAAACTTCCCCACAAACCAAAAGCATACGATTACATCATAAAACGTCTGAAAGAAGTTAAGCCTTAA
- the cobA gene encoding uroporphyrinogen-III C-methyltransferase, with the protein MSTVYLIGAGPGDPGLLTVKAKEILETADVLIYDYLANSEFLSYAKEGVEILYVGKKGGDHTLPQDKINELIIEKAREGKTVARLKGGDPYVFGRGGEEAEELVEAGIDFEVIPGITAGVAAPAYAGIPVTHRDFTTSVCFITGHEDPTKEKTGHNWEVYAKSTSTLVFYMGVKNLPMIAENLIKNGRDPETPVSLVRWGTRCNQQSFVSTLDKVAAEAEKLGFKAPSIIIVGGVCSLHDKLGWFEKKPLLGKGVIVTRAREQASGLVSTLGKLGACVYEFPTISIEPLDDYEAVEKAVLSLVSYDWLIFTSVNGVKYFWKQLDEIGLDARILGGIEVAAIGPATADALRDKGIKPDFVPEKYVAESVVEGLLEKGIAGKKVLIPRAKVAREVLPQELEKAGAEVEILPVYETRLSNNDPEPIRAAFKETKIHYLTFTSSSTVHNFFELISPKEFELHKDNVKIACIGPVTAKTLSEYGFSPDVQPEEYTIPALVDELVADNK; encoded by the coding sequence ATGAGCACTGTATATCTGATCGGAGCCGGTCCCGGTGATCCCGGCCTGCTGACTGTAAAGGCCAAAGAAATTCTCGAGACTGCCGATGTTCTGATTTACGACTATCTGGCTAACAGTGAATTCCTTTCGTACGCCAAGGAAGGAGTTGAGATTCTTTATGTAGGTAAAAAAGGCGGAGATCATACTTTACCGCAGGATAAAATAAACGAGCTTATTATTGAAAAAGCTCGTGAAGGTAAAACCGTGGCCCGGCTGAAGGGCGGAGATCCTTACGTTTTCGGACGCGGCGGAGAAGAGGCCGAAGAACTGGTTGAAGCCGGAATAGATTTTGAAGTCATCCCCGGTATTACCGCTGGAGTAGCTGCCCCGGCCTATGCCGGAATCCCGGTGACTCATCGCGATTTTACTACATCGGTCTGCTTTATCACCGGTCATGAAGACCCGACCAAAGAGAAAACCGGGCATAACTGGGAAGTTTACGCCAAGTCCACCAGCACGCTGGTTTTCTATATGGGCGTTAAGAATCTGCCGATGATAGCTGAAAACCTTATCAAAAACGGACGTGATCCTGAAACTCCGGTATCTCTGGTGCGCTGGGGTACAAGATGCAACCAGCAGAGTTTTGTTTCCACTCTTGATAAAGTTGCCGCAGAAGCTGAAAAGCTTGGTTTCAAGGCTCCTTCCATCATCATTGTCGGCGGGGTCTGTTCACTTCACGATAAGCTGGGCTGGTTTGAGAAAAAACCGCTGCTTGGTAAAGGTGTAATTGTCACCCGCGCCCGCGAGCAGGCCAGCGGTCTGGTTTCCACCCTTGGCAAGCTTGGTGCCTGTGTTTATGAATTTCCTACAATCTCAATTGAGCCTCTTGATGATTACGAAGCTGTGGAAAAGGCTGTCCTTTCCCTTGTCTCTTATGACTGGCTTATTTTTACATCGGTCAACGGGGTTAAATATTTCTGGAAGCAACTTGACGAAATAGGCCTGGATGCCCGTATCTTAGGTGGTATAGAGGTCGCCGCAATAGGACCCGCTACAGCGGATGCACTCAGAGACAAAGGTATTAAACCTGACTTTGTCCCTGAGAAATATGTTGCTGAAAGTGTTGTGGAAGGGCTCCTTGAAAAGGGCATAGCCGGTAAAAAGGTTCTTATCCCCAGAGCAAAGGTTGCCCGTGAGGTTCTGCCGCAGGAACTGGAAAAAGCCGGAGCCGAAGTAGAAATACTTCCTGTTTACGAAACAAGGCTTTCCAATAATGATCCTGAGCCGATCAGAGCCGCTTTCAAGGAAACAAAGATTCATTATCTTACCTTCACAAGCTCAAGCACAGTACATAACTTTTTTGAGCTGATCAGCCCTAAAGAGTTTGAGCTGCATAAAGATAACGTGAAGATTGCCTGCATAGGCCCGGTAACAGCTAAAACTCTGAGCGAATACGGCTTCAGCCCGGATGTTCAGCCCGAAGAATATACAATCCCGGCCCTTGTTGACGAACTTGTGGCTGATAATAAATAG
- the amrA gene encoding AmmeMemoRadiSam system protein A, translating into MSDNFKFELTDEEKNYLKDLVRLSIASGLKGERAETEIPEPPTAHLRETLGAFVTLTKSRELRGCIGNVQGRGQLYKTVWEMARAAAFEDPRFPPLSVEEFEGIKFEISILSAIEVCPDPKLIEVGRHGLIIRKGMYSGLLLPQVAVEWGWNREQFLEHTCNKAGLHPDAWKETDTLIFWFEAVVF; encoded by the coding sequence ATGAGTGATAATTTTAAATTCGAACTTACGGATGAAGAGAAAAACTATCTCAAAGACCTTGTTCGGCTGAGCATTGCCTCGGGCCTTAAAGGTGAAAGGGCGGAAACAGAAATACCTGAGCCTCCGACAGCACATCTTAGGGAGACTCTGGGAGCTTTTGTAACTCTCACCAAGAGCCGGGAGCTGAGAGGGTGCATTGGTAATGTTCAGGGGCGCGGGCAGCTTTATAAGACGGTCTGGGAAATGGCCCGGGCTGCTGCTTTCGAGGATCCCAGATTTCCACCGCTTTCTGTTGAAGAGTTCGAAGGAATTAAATTTGAGATATCCATACTCAGTGCCATAGAGGTATGCCCTGATCCGAAACTGATAGAGGTCGGCAGGCATGGGCTGATTATTCGCAAAGGGATGTACAGCGGTCTGCTTCTGCCTCAGGTTGCTGTTGAATGGGGCTGGAACAGGGAACAGTTCCTTGAACATACCTGCAACAAAGCCGGGCTCCATCCTGACGCATGGAAAGAAACGGATACCCTGATTTTCTGGTTTGAAGCCGTTGTTTTTTAA
- a CDS encoding SpoIIE family protein phosphatase: MSIRKKIFLLLLGFSLIPMLLVSIISRQGILELGESQSASLHNNMISILTGELRQSAGDSAKLVQQQAISLEFALRAISAEARDVLNDPVNGLPEVYWAEDYDSADKAPKDYRNIQEYFKINSDGTTSPAPVSLENSVFYHAPGKRFLRSDQDIARLSKLTPDFKNFFNEAGTTLFRIFITTKNGLHMAYPGHGDYPENFDPTKRKWFTDAVSKKSIQWGQYIDAGTGQVVFTISMPVIGRNDKVLGVAAVEIQLVQLLRHNELSSQWSSRMKAFVVGESAKKSEGLLRIWAEMSSGDKLKSWREQLSSTRRYLTSSNSEALSRLTENIRSGKSGVIRMPYKGVDCLWAFAPFRSNGSFVLILPEKVMTVVVDNATNRILDLSHNLYLTVGVIAFSIIIIVMTFVLLGSRRLTSHIIALTECARKVAGGDFSVRADVKTGDEREELAEAFNSMVPKLQDQLRLSRSLELAQEVHESLLPVKAPTIEGLDIAGISISCDETGGDYFDYYQPPAPENSVGIVLGDVTGHGASAALLMATGRAHLIHAGRHHSPLAERIAEVNRLLCHDIGDTGRFMTLFCLEIAEGNKSATFVRAGHDPATLYCPATDSFHELKGESALALGIFEDGDYSECSIDICEGGIIVIGTDGIWEARNSSNELFGTDRFLETIRENAQLSAQEIQEAIISAVTRFKKDVPQEDDITLVVIKIEHTESRA, encoded by the coding sequence ATGAGCATCAGAAAAAAAATATTTCTGCTGTTACTCGGTTTCAGTCTTATCCCGATGCTGCTGGTTTCCATCATAAGCAGGCAGGGCATTCTGGAGCTTGGAGAATCGCAATCAGCAAGCCTGCATAACAACATGATCTCCATTTTAACCGGAGAGCTGCGCCAGTCTGCCGGAGACTCGGCAAAACTGGTTCAGCAACAGGCCATTTCACTGGAGTTCGCCCTGCGCGCCATCTCCGCTGAAGCCCGAGATGTTTTAAATGATCCTGTGAACGGGCTGCCGGAAGTCTACTGGGCCGAAGACTACGACTCCGCGGATAAAGCTCCGAAAGATTACCGCAATATTCAAGAATATTTTAAAATAAACAGTGACGGAACAACTTCTCCCGCACCTGTCAGTCTCGAAAATTCAGTCTTCTATCACGCACCGGGGAAGAGGTTTTTAAGGTCTGATCAGGATATTGCCAGACTCAGCAAGCTGACCCCTGATTTTAAAAACTTTTTCAATGAGGCCGGCACAACCCTGTTCCGTATTTTCATTACCACTAAAAACGGTCTGCATATGGCTTATCCCGGTCATGGCGATTACCCTGAAAACTTTGATCCGACAAAGCGCAAATGGTTTACTGATGCCGTAAGCAAAAAAAGCATACAATGGGGCCAGTATATTGACGCAGGTACAGGACAGGTCGTTTTCACGATCTCAATGCCCGTGATCGGCCGTAATGATAAGGTCCTGGGGGTTGCAGCAGTAGAAATTCAGCTTGTTCAGCTTTTGCGCCACAACGAACTTTCTTCACAGTGGTCATCAAGGATGAAAGCTTTTGTCGTTGGCGAAAGCGCAAAAAAATCAGAAGGATTATTAAGAATCTGGGCCGAAATGAGTTCAGGAGACAAACTGAAATCATGGCGTGAACAACTCTCTTCAACCAGAAGATACCTTACCTCAAGTAATTCTGAAGCCCTGTCCAGACTGACTGAAAATATACGCTCCGGCAAATCAGGTGTGATCAGGATGCCCTATAAGGGAGTGGACTGTCTGTGGGCCTTCGCCCCGTTCCGTTCCAACGGCAGCTTTGTGCTTATTTTACCGGAAAAAGTGATGACTGTAGTTGTGGACAACGCCACCAACCGCATTCTGGACCTCAGCCACAATCTTTATCTTACTGTTGGAGTCATTGCATTTTCAATCATAATAATCGTAATGACCTTTGTGCTTCTCGGAAGCAGAAGATTGACCAGTCATATTATTGCCTTGACTGAATGCGCCAGAAAAGTTGCCGGAGGTGATTTCTCCGTCAGAGCGGATGTAAAAACAGGTGACGAGCGTGAAGAACTGGCCGAGGCTTTCAATTCTATGGTCCCCAAGCTACAGGACCAGTTAAGACTCAGCCGATCGCTGGAACTGGCACAGGAAGTCCATGAAAGCCTTCTTCCTGTAAAAGCCCCCACAATAGAGGGACTGGATATTGCTGGTATAAGTATTTCATGTGATGAAACAGGCGGAGACTATTTTGACTACTATCAGCCTCCAGCTCCTGAAAACAGCGTCGGCATAGTTCTGGGAGATGTTACCGGACACGGGGCTTCAGCCGCTCTGCTGATGGCAACCGGAAGAGCCCACCTGATCCACGCAGGAAGACATCACAGTCCCCTTGCCGAGCGCATTGCCGAGGTCAACAGACTTCTTTGCCATGATATAGGTGATACCGGACGCTTTATGACTCTTTTCTGTCTTGAAATAGCTGAGGGTAACAAGTCTGCGACCTTTGTACGGGCTGGTCATGATCCGGCAACGCTCTACTGCCCGGCTACAGACAGTTTCCATGAACTGAAAGGCGAATCAGCTCTGGCACTCGGTATTTTTGAGGACGGAGATTATTCCGAATGCAGCATAGATATCTGTGAAGGCGGAATTATAGTTATCGGCACTGACGGCATCTGGGAAGCCCGAAACAGCAGTAACGAATTATTTGGAACAGACAGATTTCTGGAAACAATAAGGGAAAACGCCCAGCTGAGTGCGCAGGAAATTCAGGAAGCCATAATCAGCGCTGTTACCAGATTTAAAAAAGATGTGCCGCAGGAAGATGATATCACTCTTGTCGTCATCAAAATAGAACATACAGAAAGCAGGGCTTAA
- a CDS encoding methyl-accepting chemotaxis protein: MRFFDSMSIRSKLLISSIIFSLPIAMLLYFSEAGIQHDINFSQLEIYGNKYQKPLQHALENFPDLVGGLLSDDSAQVNSAVSNIDDSLRSLAKIHDEIGKELQFTPEGLEMRNRGDLYYPDFMSRWNTLKSNLNKNDLTKVKRTVEDIEGLISHGGDTSNLILDPDLDSYYLMDVTLLGIPAAHSRLAKIAALALPDLKKVHLNREESTELSILVSQLNDDQARIKSSIDTALNEDPNFYGKNPSMHKSLLPKYHEYATANDALIRMLQEMSNQEHPAGLKRAISQTAHALGALWDTADSEMNTLLSTRISSYRGDMIKSLVNTLVVLFIALITVWFSGRSILKSLRTIREYAEKIDNGELDAEITDNLPPNILSLKNAINSMVVKLIEENKIADENVQKADLARQEVQDTLKKAEEQHTFIQQQKEELSKVGVKVNKLAEQVAASSEILSSSADEQARGADSQREESEAVATAMEEMTATVMEVAHNASSTAQAANEGSVSARKGSELVQVAIQSVRSVSSSAGELEAVLNTLEGRAEEIGRIISVINDIADQTNLLALNAAIEAARAGEAGRGFAVVADEVRKLAEKTMEATKEVEAAISHIQEGSLEAVQSMDTTKQHVEKSSQSSEQAGEALEDIMRSIDDMNIRISQIATAAEEQSAAAEEINARIEQINEIAGDTADSATEANRESSSLAKLSQELLNLSMQFKTEKMDVSKLRKSKGEIRGILPKIYMGYIESKYGNDVMDYISKEMGHPSFLPGGGYPDQILHQMADLIHQKTGESQKEFFSKVGKASLDSFKRMYRRYFKGDNLKELLLSMNEIHKNLTKDNPGLKPPRFEYEDLGDTLIMTYISDRGYGDYFVGIIQAAADYMKEKVKIKSEKTGSGATKATIKFLG; the protein is encoded by the coding sequence ATGCGTTTCTTTGACTCAATGTCCATCCGAAGCAAACTGCTTATATCAAGTATTATTTTTTCGCTTCCTATAGCTATGCTTCTCTATTTCTCGGAAGCCGGTATTCAGCACGATATTAATTTTTCTCAGCTGGAAATATACGGTAACAAATATCAAAAACCGCTTCAGCACGCTTTGGAAAACTTTCCGGATCTGGTTGGCGGACTCCTCTCGGATGACAGTGCTCAGGTCAACTCTGCAGTCTCCAATATTGATGATAGCCTAAGATCACTTGCCAAAATCCATGACGAAATAGGCAAAGAGCTACAGTTTACCCCTGAGGGTCTGGAAATGCGCAACAGAGGTGATCTTTATTATCCAGACTTCATGTCGCGCTGGAATACTTTAAAGTCCAATCTCAATAAAAATGATCTTACCAAGGTAAAACGTACCGTAGAAGATATTGAAGGTCTCATCTCTCACGGGGGAGATACTTCAAATCTTATTCTCGACCCGGATCTGGATAGTTACTACCTGATGGATGTAACTCTGCTGGGTATCCCTGCGGCCCATTCAAGACTGGCGAAAATAGCTGCTCTGGCTTTACCGGACCTTAAAAAAGTACACTTGAACAGGGAAGAATCAACAGAACTCTCCATTCTCGTAAGCCAGCTTAATGATGATCAGGCCCGCATTAAAAGCTCAATTGATACAGCCCTCAATGAAGACCCTAATTTTTATGGTAAAAATCCATCCATGCATAAAAGCTTACTCCCTAAATATCATGAGTATGCAACTGCAAATGATGCCTTGATAAGAATGCTGCAGGAAATGTCCAATCAGGAGCATCCTGCCGGGTTGAAAAGAGCTATCAGTCAAACAGCACATGCGCTCGGAGCTCTATGGGATACCGCAGACAGTGAAATGAATACACTTCTGTCAACACGCATCAGCAGCTACAGAGGTGATATGATCAAATCACTGGTCAACACTCTTGTAGTATTGTTTATTGCGCTGATCACGGTATGGTTCAGCGGCAGATCCATTTTAAAATCCTTACGGACAATCCGTGAATATGCTGAAAAGATAGATAACGGAGAACTGGATGCTGAAATAACAGATAATCTGCCACCCAATATACTGTCTCTTAAAAATGCCATCAATTCTATGGTTGTTAAGCTTATAGAAGAAAATAAAATCGCCGATGAAAATGTCCAGAAAGCAGATCTGGCGAGACAGGAAGTACAGGATACGCTTAAAAAAGCTGAAGAACAGCATACTTTTATCCAGCAGCAGAAAGAAGAACTTTCCAAAGTCGGTGTTAAGGTAAACAAGCTTGCCGAACAGGTTGCAGCTTCTTCAGAAATACTTTCAAGTTCTGCTGATGAGCAGGCCCGCGGCGCGGATTCGCAGAGAGAAGAATCAGAAGCCGTAGCAACAGCTATGGAAGAAATGACCGCAACAGTAATGGAAGTTGCTCACAATGCTTCATCAACCGCTCAGGCTGCCAATGAAGGATCGGTCTCAGCCCGTAAGGGTTCTGAACTGGTTCAAGTAGCTATTCAGTCAGTGCGGAGCGTTTCAAGCTCTGCCGGAGAACTGGAAGCAGTGCTCAACACCCTTGAAGGCCGGGCAGAGGAAATTGGACGCATAATCTCAGTTATCAACGATATAGCAGACCAGACCAACCTTCTCGCTCTTAATGCTGCAATTGAAGCGGCAAGAGCCGGAGAAGCAGGTAGAGGATTTGCCGTTGTTGCTGACGAAGTCCGCAAACTTGCTGAAAAAACAATGGAAGCCACTAAAGAAGTTGAGGCCGCTATAAGCCATATTCAGGAAGGCTCGCTGGAAGCTGTTCAGTCAATGGACACAACCAAGCAGCATGTTGAAAAATCTTCACAATCTTCGGAACAGGCCGGAGAAGCCCTTGAAGATATCATGCGCAGCATAGACGATATGAATATACGTATTTCCCAAATAGCCACCGCGGCTGAAGAACAATCCGCAGCTGCCGAAGAAATCAATGCCCGCATAGAGCAGATCAACGAAATTGCCGGAGATACTGCGGACAGTGCCACAGAAGCCAACCGCGAATCCAGTTCACTGGCAAAACTCTCTCAGGAACTCCTGAACCTCTCCATGCAGTTCAAGACTGAAAAAATGGATGTTTCAAAACTCAGGAAATCCAAAGGAGAAATCAGAGGTATTCTTCCCAAAATCTACATGGGTTACATTGAGAGCAAATATGGAAACGATGTTATGGATTATATTTCCAAAGAAATGGGACATCCTTCCTTCCTGCCCGGTGGAGGATACCCGGATCAGATTCTGCACCAGATGGCTGATCTGATTCATCAAAAGACCGGTGAATCCCAGAAAGAGTTTTTCAGCAAGGTGGGTAAGGCCAGTCTTGACAGTTTCAAACGGATGTACCGCAGATATTTCAAGGGTGACAACTTAAAGGAACTGTTGCTTTCAATGAATGAAATTCATAAAAACCTGACCAAAGATAATCCGGGACTTAAACCACCGCGGTTCGAGTATGAAGACCTTGGGGACACCCTCATAATGACCTATATTTCTGATCGCGGTTATGGTGATTATTTTGTTGGCATTATTCAGGCGGCTGCCGATTACATGAAGGAAAAAGTTAAAATAAAATCAGAAAAGACCGGCAGCGGAGCAACAAAAGCAACAATCAAGTTTTTAGGCTGA
- a CDS encoding DUF4389 domain-containing protein, with product MPHNFHNNQDRIAVFTRFLVTLVCLIAYEMLKIVIYACVIFQYAYLLIAGKNSEPLKLFCNKLSMYIYRILRYATLNENRRPFPFGSLPTDKECEKSADTIHFP from the coding sequence ATGCCGCACAACTTTCATAACAATCAGGACCGCATTGCTGTTTTCACCAGATTTCTGGTAACTCTGGTATGCCTCATCGCTTATGAAATGCTTAAAATAGTGATCTATGCGTGTGTAATATTTCAGTATGCCTACCTGCTTATAGCCGGTAAAAACAGTGAACCCCTGAAACTTTTCTGCAACAAGCTGTCCATGTATATATACAGAATCCTGCGCTATGCCACCTTGAACGAAAACAGACGTCCCTTCCCTTTCGGAAGCCTGCCTACAGATAAAGAATGTGAAAAAAGCGCGGATACTATACATTTTCCTTAA
- the purN gene encoding phosphoribosylglycinamide formyltransferase translates to MALPIGVLISGSGSNLQSLIDKIAEGSLDASIKLVVSNKADAYGLERAAKAGIATRVLKHGDYSRREEFDAEMVDALKAAGVKVVVMAGFMRIITSVLLKAFPERVINIHPALLPSFPGVDAQGQACTHGVKIAGCSVHFVDEGMDSGAVIQQAAVPVFSGEDRDALQKRILKMEHRILPQVVQWLSQDRLSISGRQVILKKATVDQIHPDNCLINPPLEAGF, encoded by the coding sequence ATGGCATTACCCATAGGTGTGTTGATTTCAGGCAGCGGCTCAAATCTTCAGTCACTTATCGATAAGATTGCAGAAGGCTCCCTTGATGCCAGTATCAAGCTGGTTGTCTCTAATAAAGCCGATGCTTACGGTCTTGAAAGGGCAGCTAAAGCCGGCATAGCTACCAGAGTTTTAAAGCATGGTGATTATTCCCGGCGTGAAGAATTTGATGCGGAAATGGTTGACGCATTAAAGGCCGCAGGAGTGAAGGTGGTTGTTATGGCCGGATTCATGAGGATAATTACTTCCGTTCTGCTTAAAGCCTTTCCTGAAAGGGTGATTAATATCCATCCTGCATTGCTGCCAAGTTTTCCGGGAGTGGACGCTCAGGGACAGGCCTGCACTCATGGAGTTAAAATCGCCGGATGTTCAGTTCATTTTGTAGATGAAGGAATGGACAGCGGTGCTGTTATCCAGCAGGCGGCAGTTCCTGTTTTTTCAGGAGAAGATCGGGATGCCCTGCAAAAAAGAATTTTGAAGATGGAACATCGCATTCTCCCGCAGGTTGTTCAATGGTTGTCTCAGGACCGCTTGAGTATAAGCGGCAGACAGGTCATTCTTAAAAAAGCAACTGTAGATCAGATTCATCCGGATAATTGTCTCATAAATCCCCCTCTTGAAGCTGGATTCTAG